The proteins below come from a single Corynebacterium glyciniphilum AJ 3170 genomic window:
- a CDS encoding ABC transporter permease, translating to MTRALSTARRVGAQIFHDPRSLALVLVLPSLLLWLFKYVFDASPEIFQRVGPQMLGLFPFIIMFLLTSVTMVRERTSGTLERLLTTRLRRGEFIAGYALAFGTAGLVQAAVTSAVGIWLLNLDVDAPWILGIFAVANALLGTSLGLLASAFARTEFQAVQFMPLVVIPQLLLCGLLTPRGTMATVLTRISDVLPLSYSADSFTRLTQSSRWNGDFAVDLTVVLGFALASVALAALTLRRRTA from the coding sequence ATGACACGCGCACTCTCCACTGCCCGCCGCGTCGGCGCGCAGATCTTCCACGATCCCAGAAGCCTGGCGCTCGTCCTGGTACTTCCGTCACTGCTTCTGTGGCTGTTCAAATACGTCTTCGACGCAAGCCCCGAGATATTCCAACGCGTCGGACCACAGATGCTGGGCCTGTTCCCGTTCATCATCATGTTTCTACTGACGTCGGTGACCATGGTCCGCGAGCGGACGTCGGGAACACTGGAACGCCTGTTGACCACCCGTCTCCGCCGCGGTGAATTCATCGCCGGCTATGCGCTCGCCTTCGGGACCGCCGGGCTCGTGCAGGCTGCGGTAACCTCTGCCGTCGGCATCTGGCTGCTCAACCTGGACGTGGACGCCCCGTGGATACTGGGCATCTTTGCGGTGGCGAATGCCCTGCTGGGTACAAGCCTGGGCCTCCTCGCCTCCGCATTCGCGCGGACCGAGTTCCAGGCAGTCCAGTTCATGCCGTTGGTGGTGATCCCCCAGTTGCTGTTGTGCGGTCTACTCACTCCACGTGGCACGATGGCTACCGTGTTGACCCGCATATCCGATGTCCTGCCGCTGAGTTACTCCGCCGACTCCTTCACCCGCCTCACACAGTCCAGCAGGTGGAACGGCGACTTCGCCGTCGACCTGACGGTGGTCCTGGGCTTCGCCCTGGCGTCGGTGGCTCTGGCTGCCCTGACACTGCGACGTCGCACAGCGTGA